One region of Rhodocaloribacter litoris genomic DNA includes:
- a CDS encoding RNA polymerase sigma factor — protein sequence MHPPDEQLVEAYLERGDQHAFRALVERHQERVYSYLRGMVRDPDVADDLFQETFLRVIAALQNRRGSYTQQGRWLGWVMRIARNAALDHLRSRKKWQDVAPGGEDGASFWERLPDEAPVADELLHRREQGDFLAACIDRLPPEQREVLLLRHHAELTFREIAELTGCSINTALGRMRYALLNLRKIMTASKKKSLAETATS from the coding sequence ATGCATCCACCGGACGAACAACTGGTCGAGGCTTACCTCGAACGCGGGGACCAGCATGCTTTCCGCGCGCTGGTTGAGCGGCACCAGGAACGGGTCTACAGCTACCTGCGGGGGATGGTGCGCGATCCCGACGTGGCCGACGACCTGTTTCAGGAGACGTTCCTCCGGGTGATTGCGGCGCTGCAGAACCGGCGCGGCTCCTACACGCAGCAGGGCCGGTGGCTCGGCTGGGTGATGCGGATCGCCCGCAACGCGGCGCTCGACCACCTGCGCAGCCGCAAAAAGTGGCAGGACGTCGCGCCCGGCGGCGAAGACGGCGCCTCGTTCTGGGAGCGCCTCCCGGACGAAGCCCCGGTCGCCGACGAGCTCCTGCACCGTCGCGAGCAGGGCGACTTCCTGGCCGCCTGCATCGACCGCCTGCCGCCCGAGCAACGCGAGGTGCTCCTGCTCCGCCACCATGCGGAACTGACCTTCCGGGAAATCGCCGAGTTGACCGGTTGCTCGATCAACACCGCCCTGGGGCGGATGCGCTATGCGCTGCTGAACCTTCGCAAGATCATGACGGCGTCAAAAAAAAAGAGCCTGGCCGAGACCGCGACATCGTGA
- a CDS encoding SDR family oxidoreductase, giving the protein MDLGIRDRIAFVAGASRGLGRAVALELAREGCRVAVCSRDPGRIEEAATYIREAAGISWEHVLPVACDVTDEAQIEEAMLRTVGHFGGLHILVTNAGGPPAGFVDDFDAAQWRAALELNLMSTINLCRHALPHLRKAAAGDGLARILMITSVSAKEPIPNLYLSNVARAGVQGFAKSLALELGPEGITVNTILPGYTRTDRLVELAEAIRARTGSSVEEIERGWAEANALRRIGTEAEFAAAAAFLVSARAGYITGTALVVDGGRVKHLL; this is encoded by the coding sequence ATGGATCTAGGTATCAGGGACCGTATCGCTTTCGTGGCGGGGGCCAGCCGTGGCCTCGGCCGGGCCGTCGCCCTGGAACTGGCGCGCGAGGGCTGCCGCGTGGCGGTCTGTTCACGCGACCCCGGGCGCATCGAAGAGGCGGCCACCTACATCCGGGAGGCCGCCGGCATCTCGTGGGAGCACGTCCTCCCGGTCGCCTGCGACGTGACCGACGAGGCGCAGATCGAGGAAGCCATGCTGCGGACCGTCGGGCACTTCGGCGGTTTGCACATCCTCGTCACGAACGCGGGCGGGCCGCCGGCCGGCTTCGTGGACGACTTCGACGCGGCGCAGTGGCGGGCCGCGCTCGAGCTCAACCTGATGAGCACGATCAACCTGTGCCGTCACGCCCTGCCGCATCTGCGCAAGGCTGCCGCCGGGGACGGGCTGGCCCGCATTCTCATGATCACCTCCGTCTCGGCCAAAGAGCCCATCCCGAACCTCTACCTGTCCAACGTGGCGCGGGCGGGGGTGCAGGGGTTTGCCAAGAGCCTGGCGCTGGAGCTGGGACCGGAGGGCATCACGGTCAACACCATCTTGCCGGGCTATACGCGCACGGACCGGCTGGTCGAGCTGGCCGAGGCCATCCGGGCACGGACGGGCAGCTCGGTCGAGGAGATCGAGCGGGGATGGGCCGAGGCCAACGCGCTCCGGCGCATCGGCACGGAGGCGGAGTTTGCCGCCGCCGCGGCTTTTCTGGTCAGCGCGCGCGCCGGCTACATCACCGGCACGGCGCTCGTCGTCGACGGCGGGCGGGTGAAGCACCTGCTCTGA
- a CDS encoding copper-binding protein: MRCRTKSRWYWLLAGLVLAGCAREPAGTPSSDRGAAVSADTAVAEAVGQTYEATGVVRNITPSRDFIVIEHEAIPGFMDAMTMPFALHDTTLVAGIARGDRVRFDLIVENDRVYVRRIEKVRE, encoded by the coding sequence ATGAGGTGCCGGACGAAAAGCAGGTGGTACTGGCTCCTGGCCGGCCTGGTGCTCGCCGGGTGTGCGCGGGAGCCGGCCGGAACGCCTTCGTCAGACCGGGGCGCGGCGGTCTCCGCCGATACCGCCGTGGCCGAAGCCGTCGGGCAAACCTACGAGGCCACCGGCGTAGTCCGAAACATCACCCCGAGCCGGGACTTCATCGTCATCGAACACGAGGCCATCCCCGGCTTCATGGATGCCATGACCATGCCCTTCGCCCTGCACGACACGACCCTCGTCGCGGGCATCGCGCGGGGGGACCGGGTGCGCTTCGACCTCATCGTCGAAAACGACCGGGTCTATGTTCGCCGTATCGAGAAGGTGCGGGAATAA
- a CDS encoding adenine phosphoribosyltransferase, translating into MNVPEALREAVRTIPDFPRPGIQFKDITPLLARPDLLREAVRLLAAPFEETGVTRVVAIEARGFILGSMLAQHLGAGFVPVRKAGKLPYRTVQETYALEYGTDTIEMHVDALGPGDRVLIHDDVIATGGTAAATTRLVQRAGAGVVGCAFLIELGFLEGRTRLDGNVPVHAVLRF; encoded by the coding sequence ATGAACGTGCCCGAGGCACTGCGTGAAGCAGTGCGTACCATTCCCGACTTTCCCCGGCCCGGCATCCAGTTCAAGGACATCACGCCGCTCCTGGCCCGGCCGGACCTGCTGCGTGAGGCGGTGCGGTTGCTGGCCGCTCCCTTCGAGGAGACGGGCGTCACCCGCGTCGTGGCCATCGAGGCGCGGGGCTTCATCCTCGGGAGCATGCTGGCCCAGCACCTCGGCGCGGGCTTCGTGCCGGTGCGCAAGGCCGGCAAACTGCCGTATCGGACCGTACAGGAAACGTATGCGCTGGAGTACGGCACCGATACCATCGAGATGCACGTCGACGCGCTCGGGCCCGGCGACCGGGTGCTGATCCACGACGACGTCATCGCCACGGGCGGCACGGCGGCAGCGACCACCCGGCTCGTGCAACGCGCCGGCGCCGGCGTCGTCGGCTGTGCCTTCCTGATCGAACTCGGCTTCCTCGAAGGACGTACCCGCCTCGATGGCAACGTGCCCGTTCATGCCGTGCTGCGCTTCTGA
- a CDS encoding N-acetylmuramoyl-L-alanine amidase family protein produces MALLVPVSWASPAVERVSFTPRADGQGYVVRIHTSETIVAYSEPLRSGDDVLELILFNTGLAAACRKDPPQGPVRAYELVQKGQHLHLRFSLADPQVVPRVYRDRETTDLLLGLTTPEVSGPVARHVEPASDARERWRLDTIVIDPGHGGRDTGAIGAGGLREKDLVLAVARKLGQYLEERLGVRVVYTREDDRFIPLKERGHMANEAGGKLFISLHANASRNRSARGTETYFLGMHKTAAARAVMERENSVIRFEEDQEHYKNFDERDLIRMQLIQSAYMRQSEYLAGLVEQQFAERVGRKSRGVKQAGFYVLWSASMPALLVELGFISNPEEAAFLRSEDGQAYMASAIFRAVRAFKHDYEKGLHLVSAQ; encoded by the coding sequence TTGGCGCTGTTGGTCCCGGTATCGTGGGCATCGCCGGCCGTCGAGCGGGTGTCGTTCACGCCCCGCGCCGACGGGCAGGGCTACGTCGTTCGTATCCATACGAGCGAGACCATCGTCGCCTACAGCGAGCCGCTGCGGTCCGGCGACGATGTCCTCGAACTGATCCTGTTCAACACCGGGCTTGCAGCCGCTTGCCGGAAAGATCCCCCGCAGGGGCCCGTTCGGGCCTATGAACTGGTGCAGAAGGGGCAGCACCTGCACCTGCGCTTCTCGCTTGCCGACCCGCAGGTCGTCCCGAGGGTTTACCGGGATCGTGAAACGACCGACCTGCTGCTTGGCCTGACCACGCCGGAGGTTTCCGGGCCGGTGGCGCGCCACGTGGAGCCGGCCTCCGATGCACGCGAGCGATGGCGCCTCGATACCATCGTCATCGACCCCGGGCACGGGGGGCGGGATACCGGCGCCATCGGGGCCGGTGGGCTGCGGGAGAAGGACCTCGTGCTCGCCGTGGCACGCAAGCTCGGGCAATACCTGGAAGAGCGGCTCGGCGTCCGGGTGGTCTACACCCGCGAGGACGATCGCTTCATCCCCCTGAAGGAACGCGGCCACATGGCCAATGAGGCCGGGGGCAAGCTCTTCATCTCGCTCCACGCCAACGCTTCCCGCAACCGGAGCGCCCGTGGCACGGAAACCTATTTTCTGGGGATGCACAAGACCGCCGCCGCCCGTGCCGTGATGGAGCGGGAAAACAGCGTGATCCGCTTCGAGGAAGATCAGGAGCACTACAAAAACTTCGACGAGCGCGACCTGATTCGGATGCAGCTCATACAGAGTGCCTACATGCGCCAGAGCGAGTACCTGGCCGGGCTGGTCGAACAGCAGTTTGCCGAACGGGTGGGGCGCAAAAGCCGGGGGGTCAAACAGGCCGGGTTCTACGTGCTCTGGAGCGCCTCGATGCCGGCCCTGCTCGTTGAACTCGGCTTTATCTCAAATCCGGAAGAAGCCGCTTTTTTGCGTAGCGAAGACGGGCAGGCTTACATGGCAAGTGCTATCTTCAGAGCCGTCCGCGCCTTCAAGCATGACTACGAAAAGGGACTGCACCTCGTCTCGGCCCAGTGA
- a CDS encoding DMT family transporter, whose amino-acid sequence MPQKARERKTDSLEMSPAIGTEVEREGVEAASTVYSHHGLLLLFIFIWGGNFVLAEVALREMAPISFSVSRFVMGAVALLLLLYGQGYVRARRNGTGMRLFPRVARKDWPRLFWVSVLGATLAPWLGIEGLGLTHGARASLWLALGPAVSAALGYFLNTERIGRAGMTGLVLAGVGTLGLALDGLAPERSYWLGDLLLLAAITLAAAELHLIKPLAVCYGATPMVAARTAIGGGVYLLVASPSLAGQAWLSLGAWTWVAIVLGGGIGVGVGQWVKVRALHSLGPTRVVLYGNLVPLAALLLAWLTIGTVPTVLEVVAGLLIVGGAILVQVVDAPQDLSRTVEAEPAGTSGL is encoded by the coding sequence ATGCCCCAGAAAGCCCGGGAGAGGAAGACCGATTCGCTGGAGATGAGCCCGGCTATCGGAACGGAGGTGGAGCGGGAGGGCGTGGAAGCGGCTTCGACGGTGTATTCACACCACGGGCTGTTGCTGCTGTTCATCTTCATCTGGGGCGGCAACTTTGTGCTGGCGGAGGTGGCCCTGCGCGAGATGGCGCCGATCTCGTTCAGCGTCTCACGTTTCGTGATGGGGGCCGTGGCCTTGTTGCTGCTGCTCTACGGGCAGGGCTACGTGCGGGCGCGGCGCAACGGTACCGGGATGCGGCTTTTTCCCCGGGTCGCCCGGAAGGACTGGCCGCGGCTTTTCTGGGTGTCCGTGCTGGGGGCGACGCTGGCACCCTGGCTGGGCATCGAAGGACTGGGGTTGACGCATGGCGCCCGTGCTTCGTTGTGGCTGGCCCTGGGACCGGCCGTGAGCGCTGCCCTGGGCTATTTCCTGAACACGGAGCGGATCGGGCGGGCAGGGATGACGGGGCTGGTGCTGGCCGGTGTCGGCACGCTGGGGCTGGCGCTCGACGGGCTGGCGCCGGAGCGCAGCTACTGGCTCGGCGACCTCCTGCTGCTGGCCGCCATCACCCTGGCCGCGGCCGAGCTCCACCTGATCAAGCCGCTGGCCGTCTGCTACGGGGCCACGCCCATGGTGGCGGCCCGCACGGCCATCGGAGGGGGGGTTTACCTGCTGGTGGCCTCGCCTTCGCTGGCCGGGCAGGCCTGGCTCTCGCTCGGCGCGTGGACGTGGGTGGCCATCGTGCTCGGCGGCGGCATCGGGGTGGGCGTCGGGCAGTGGGTGAAGGTGCGTGCCCTGCACAGCCTCGGGCCGACCCGCGTGGTGCTCTACGGCAACCTGGTGCCGCTGGCCGCCCTGCTGCTGGCCTGGCTCACCATCGGTACCGTGCCCACGGTGCTCGAGGTCGTCGCCGGGTTGCTGATCGTCGGGGGAGCCATCCTGGTCCAGGTCGTCGACGCCCCGCAGGACCTCTCGCGCACCGTCGAGGCGGAGCCGGCCGGCACCTCGGGCCTCTAG
- a CDS encoding TonB-dependent receptor, with the protein MGCPFRAVCLCLGFMGFGVLGTPPAQAQTATLRGFVTDASDGQPLPGVNVVLAGTGDARYGTATDNDGFYVLSRLAPGTYTLRATFIGFDPYEETITLAAGEVQTRNFAMSETRTRLDEVVVESERETAGAANVTAGLQTIRPADIEVIPAPDVSADLVNYLTALPGIVSQGDQGGQLFIRGGEPTQNLVLLDGMLIYQPFHVLGFFSAFPSEIVGSADVYAGGYGGRYGGRLSSVIDVSARTGNKQRWATAVSAAPFVSSARLEGPLWPGRVSLLASARQSVIEQGAERLVDRPLPFRFGDFFAKIHANLSEGAQLSVTGLHTDDEGRLGIDPVAGVADEDQVGWTNDAVGARLIFLPANLPIFAEFVTSYSRLENDFGPEARPVRTTSVGRFNFQANVTHYAGNLDVNWGLFLSTLSLSSRLDGQFQNLNLKDESVTEAGLYFEPEYRVGSGLRVQPALRVHAFPSKSRTFLEPRLRVVWNRGLHRFSGAVGLYHQEIAGLADRRDAGDVFTVWTASPLGLVPEAWHFIAGWNVRPAPWLGFSLEGFYKRLSNLVVPEWTAFPRFTTNLQQAGGTALGGDVRLEVGTGPFYGMASYGYSKVTYETRIPALQLLTGEPSVSYDPPHDRRHQVNLTASLTLAGFTLNTRWQFGSGLPFNRSIGFDRFVLLDSLVNVTEVPGTERVLYQRPYTGRLPAYHRLDVSLDRAFRLQPHVFLTVQAGVINLYDRRNLFYFDLFTLRRVDQLPLLPTFGLKLEVH; encoded by the coding sequence ATGGGATGTCCTTTCAGGGCCGTATGCCTCTGCCTCGGCTTCATGGGGTTCGGGGTGCTGGGAACGCCTCCGGCGCAGGCCCAGACCGCCACCCTGCGCGGGTTCGTGACCGACGCCTCCGACGGCCAGCCGCTGCCGGGCGTCAACGTGGTGCTGGCGGGCACGGGCGACGCGCGTTATGGCACGGCTACCGATAACGACGGCTTCTACGTCCTCTCGCGCCTGGCGCCGGGCACGTACACCCTCCGGGCCACCTTCATCGGGTTCGATCCCTATGAAGAGACGATCACGCTGGCGGCCGGCGAGGTGCAAACCCGGAACTTTGCGATGTCGGAAACCCGGACCCGGCTCGACGAGGTCGTCGTCGAGAGCGAGCGCGAGACGGCGGGTGCCGCCAACGTGACGGCAGGCCTGCAGACGATCCGACCGGCGGACATCGAGGTGATCCCGGCCCCCGACGTCTCCGCCGACCTGGTCAACTACCTGACGGCCCTGCCCGGCATCGTTTCCCAGGGCGATCAGGGCGGGCAACTCTTCATCCGGGGGGGAGAGCCCACCCAGAACCTGGTGCTGCTCGACGGCATGCTCATCTACCAGCCCTTTCACGTGCTGGGCTTCTTTTCGGCTTTTCCCTCGGAAATCGTCGGCTCGGCGGATGTCTACGCCGGCGGCTATGGCGGGCGCTACGGGGGGCGGCTCTCGTCAGTGATCGACGTCTCGGCCAGAACGGGGAACAAGCAGCGGTGGGCCACGGCCGTCTCGGCGGCGCCGTTCGTCAGCTCGGCCCGGCTCGAGGGGCCGCTCTGGCCCGGGCGTGTCTCGCTGCTGGCCTCGGCCAGGCAGTCGGTCATCGAACAGGGGGCCGAACGGCTGGTGGACCGGCCCCTGCCTTTCCGCTTCGGAGACTTCTTCGCCAAGATCCACGCGAACCTGAGCGAGGGGGCCCAGCTGTCCGTCACCGGCCTGCATACGGACGACGAGGGACGCCTCGGGATCGATCCGGTGGCCGGCGTGGCCGATGAGGATCAGGTGGGGTGGACGAACGATGCCGTCGGCGCACGCCTGATCTTCCTCCCGGCCAACCTGCCCATCTTTGCCGAGTTCGTCACCTCGTATTCCCGGCTGGAGAATGATTTCGGCCCCGAAGCCCGCCCGGTCCGCACCACCTCGGTAGGACGGTTCAACTTTCAGGCGAACGTCACGCACTATGCGGGCAACCTCGATGTGAACTGGGGCCTGTTTCTGAGCACGCTCTCGCTCAGCAGCCGGCTGGACGGGCAGTTTCAGAACCTGAACCTGAAGGACGAGTCCGTGACGGAGGCCGGCCTTTACTTCGAACCGGAGTACCGGGTCGGCAGCGGGCTGCGGGTGCAACCGGCCCTGCGGGTGCACGCTTTTCCGAGCAAGAGCCGCACCTTCCTCGAACCGCGCCTGCGGGTGGTGTGGAACCGGGGCCTGCACCGCTTCAGCGGTGCCGTGGGGCTGTACCATCAGGAGATCGCCGGCCTGGCCGACCGCCGGGACGCCGGCGACGTGTTCACCGTCTGGACCGCCTCGCCGCTGGGCCTGGTGCCGGAAGCCTGGCACTTCATCGCCGGGTGGAACGTCCGGCCCGCCCCGTGGCTGGGCTTTTCCCTCGAAGGGTTCTACAAGCGGCTCTCGAACCTGGTGGTCCCCGAGTGGACGGCCTTCCCGCGCTTCACGACGAACCTGCAGCAGGCCGGCGGAACGGCGCTGGGCGGGGACGTGCGCCTCGAAGTCGGCACCGGGCCCTTCTACGGGATGGCGAGCTACGGCTATTCGAAAGTGACCTACGAGACCCGGATCCCGGCCCTGCAGCTCCTCACCGGCGAGCCGTCCGTCTCCTATGACCCGCCGCATGACCGCCGGCATCAGGTCAACCTGACGGCAAGCCTCACCCTGGCCGGCTTCACCCTCAACACCCGCTGGCAGTTCGGCTCCGGCCTGCCCTTCAACCGCTCCATCGGCTTCGATCGTTTCGTGTTGCTGGACAGCCTCGTCAACGTCACCGAGGTGCCGGGCACCGAGCGGGTTCTCTACCAGCGCCCCTACACGGGACGCCTGCCGGCTTACCACCGGCTCGACGTGTCGCTGGACCGCGCCTTCCGCCTGCAGCCACACGTCTTCCTGACCGTGCAGGCCGGCGTCATCAACCTCTACGACCGGCGTAACCTGTTCTACTTCGACCTGTTCACGCTGCGCCGTGTCGATCAGCTGCCCCTGCTGCCCACCTTCGGTCTCAAGCTCGAAGTGCATTGA
- a CDS encoding SH3 domain-containing protein — translation MQFKVEASALNLRSEPVVRAATRLAVLPHGHEVTRLEDAGGGWWKVATNFRGSRLEGFVAHRFLTPLADFTVPPPRQAISAVHLAENRPDITRDRDGGRAFPLGETPRPSRRPRATPAEQAADLGGIVAWLDVERRVRYLPKAATTFCNIYACDYCYLAGVYLPRVWWRPGAIAALAAGREVIPRYGETIHELNANSLYDWLDDFGPQFGWKRVFDLTTLQEAANAGGIGLICAQRRNLNFSGHICVVVPERNGHRARREPDASRVREGDGTTPIVRAPLQSQAGRTNFRYGTPVWWTSTRFRAFGFWVAA, via the coding sequence ATGCAATTCAAAGTGGAAGCCAGTGCCCTGAACCTGCGCTCGGAGCCGGTCGTCCGTGCGGCGACGCGTCTTGCGGTGCTGCCGCACGGGCACGAAGTGACCCGGCTGGAAGATGCCGGCGGCGGCTGGTGGAAGGTGGCAACGAACTTCCGGGGAAGCCGGCTCGAAGGGTTCGTCGCGCATCGTTTCCTCACGCCGCTCGCGGATTTCACCGTGCCGCCGCCCCGGCAGGCCATCTCGGCGGTGCACCTGGCCGAGAACCGCCCGGACATCACACGCGACCGTGACGGCGGGCGGGCCTTTCCGCTGGGTGAGACGCCCCGTCCCTCCCGCCGCCCCCGTGCCACCCCCGCCGAGCAGGCCGCCGACCTGGGGGGCATCGTGGCGTGGCTCGACGTCGAGCGCCGGGTGCGCTACCTGCCGAAGGCGGCCACCACGTTTTGCAACATCTATGCCTGCGACTACTGCTACCTGGCCGGGGTCTATCTGCCCCGGGTGTGGTGGCGCCCGGGAGCCATCGCGGCGCTGGCGGCGGGCCGGGAGGTCATCCCGCGCTACGGCGAGACGATCCACGAACTCAACGCGAACAGCCTCTACGACTGGCTGGACGACTTCGGCCCGCAGTTCGGATGGAAACGGGTCTTTGACCTGACGACGTTGCAGGAGGCTGCCAATGCGGGGGGCATCGGGCTCATCTGTGCCCAGCGCAGGAACCTCAACTTTTCGGGGCACATCTGCGTGGTCGTGCCCGAGCGTAACGGTCACCGGGCACGGCGGGAACCGGACGCGTCACGCGTCCGAGAAGGCGATGGCACCACGCCCATCGTGCGTGCACCGCTGCAGAGCCAGGCAGGCCGCACCAACTTTCGTTACGGCACCCCCGTCTGGTGGACCTCCACCCGGTTCCGTGCCTTCGGGTTCTGGGTGGCCGCGTGA
- a CDS encoding RidA family protein: MPRQAAPSTRSRIKTPLAPAAIGPYSQAVLIGNTLYCSGQIAIDPKTGHLIDEGIEAETERVLENLGAVLKAAGMDYRHVVRCTVYLTDINDYAQVNEIYARYFSEAPPAREAVQVAALPRGARVEISCVAVR; this comes from the coding sequence ATGCCTCGCCAAGCTGCCCCGAGCACCCGTTCCCGCATCAAGACCCCGCTGGCCCCGGCGGCCATCGGGCCCTACAGCCAGGCGGTGCTGATCGGTAACACGCTGTACTGCAGCGGCCAGATCGCCATCGATCCCAAGACCGGGCACCTCATCGATGAAGGCATCGAAGCCGAGACCGAGCGGGTCCTCGAAAACCTGGGCGCGGTACTGAAAGCCGCCGGCATGGACTACCGGCATGTGGTGCGCTGCACGGTCTATCTGACCGACATCAACGACTACGCCCAGGTGAATGAGATCTACGCCCGGTACTTCAGCGAGGCCCCGCCGGCGCGCGAAGCCGTTCAGGTGGCGGCCCTGCCCCGGGGCGCACGCGTCGAGATCTCGTGCGTGGCCGTCCGCTGA